The proteins below are encoded in one region of Sander lucioperca isolate FBNREF2018 chromosome 11, SLUC_FBN_1.2, whole genome shotgun sequence:
- the fam43a gene encoding protein FAM43A — translation MLPWKKNKFDLIEEDKQSKQKGYAVSLNYSALTSFAKSCPESALNRVGSMFKSKRKKVKITSDDPTYTVLYLGNATTIQSKGDGCTDVAVSKIWGKSEMGKNGTKMRLTISSQGIRMVHMDDKARRPGHLYLLHRITYCVADPRLPKIFAWVYRHEMKHKAVMLRCHAVLVSKPEKAKAMALLLYQTSATALAEFKRLKRRDDARHQQQQLIGEQTIPLVPIRKLLNGQCYYKPPVERSRSAPKLGSITEDLVGEEEEEKAMHFECEDILDTDDDCVPNGKQELTQIINDLGEMSIGNDVRTLKADLRVTRLLSGESTGSESSIESNQEPPPLTNGFEEVKVQEIA, via the coding sequence ATGCTGCCTTGGAAAAAGAACAAGTTCGACCTGATTGAGGAAGACAAGCAGTCCAAGCAGAAGGGCTATGCGGTGAGCCTCAACTACTCTGCGCTCACCTCTTTCGCCAAGTCCTGCCCCGAGAGCGCACTCAACAGGGTGGGCAGCATGTTCAAGTCAAAGAGGAAAAAGGTGAAGATCACCAGTGATGACCCCACATACACGGTGCTCTACCTGGGGAATGCCACCACCATCCAGTCCAAAGGGGACGGCTGCACTGACGTGGCAGTGAGCAAGATATGGGGCAAAAGCGAAATGGGCAAGAACGGTACCAAGATGAGGCTGACCATCAGTTCACAGGGCATCCGGATGGTGCATATGGACGACAAGGCCAGGAGGCCGGGGCACTTGTACTTGCTGCACCGGATAACCTACTGCGTCGCGGACCCGAGGCTACCCAAGATTTTCGCCTGGGTTTACAGGCACGAAATGAAGCACAAGGCCGTGATGCTGCGCTGCCACGCAGTGCTGGTGTCCAAGCCGGAGAAGGCAAAGGCCATGGCGCTGCTGCTGTACCAGACATCGGCCACGGCCCTGGCTGAGTTCAAAAGACTAAAACGGAGGGACGATGCAaggcaccagcagcagcagctcataGGGGAACAAACCATCCCATTGGTTCCCATCAGGAAGCTGCTGAACGGACAGTGTTACTACAAACCCCCGGTGGAGCGCAGCCGGAGCGCGCCCAAACTGGGCTCCATCACAGAGGACTTGGtcggggaggaggaggaggagaaagcgATGCACTTTGAGTGTGAGGACATTCTGGACACGGACGATGATTGTGTTCCCAACGGTAAGCAGGAGTTGACTCAGATTATTAACGATTTGGGAGAGATGAGCATAGGAAACGATGTGCGGACACTGAAAGCTGACCTCAGAGTCACCAGACTTCTGTCTGGAGAGAGCACGGGGAGTGAGTCCTCCATAGAGAGCAACCAGGAGCCCCCACCGCTTACTAACGGGTTTGAGGAGGTAAAGGTGCAGGAAATTGCCTGA
- the lsg1 gene encoding large subunit GTPase 1 homolog isoform X3 has protein sequence MGKKKAGGGSGLGRALIKERLQAGRGNKRGDSWIHTSELNDGYDWGRLNLQSVTEQTSMDDFLATAELAGTEFVAEKLNIKFVPAEARAGLLTAEERTRLKKLHEDNKHFLRIPRRPHWDEGTSPDALQQAEKDSFLEWRRVLAQLEEEQKLILTPFERNLEFWRQLWRVIERSDVVVQIVDARNPLLFRCPDLELYVKEASEHKVNMLLLNKADLLTREQRRSWARHFQKEGLRAVFWSALAERDRLDAEEKGVEVEDPECEESDPEEEGWPDNDLTQKGAAGEKGEKKVAEEKEDEEGEESGTDEEQQEKITVEEEDWYTCSEDGEEEGAVGSSNKPSFYNSSRLLHKDELLDMFKAVHNGPRCKEGQLTVGLVGYPNVGKSSTINTILRNKKVSVSATPGHTKHFQTLYVEPGLCLCDCPGLVMPSFVSTKAEMICSGILPIDQMRDHVPAVSHICQLIPRHVLEGTYGINIIRPREDEDPDRPPTSEELLMAYGYMRGFMTTHGQPDQSRSARYILKDYVCGKLLYCHAPSYINAEDFQPQHNKFLNRDSDGCDLSSSSTTTNKQKIRRIENVVDKNFFHQENVRALSKGVQSVMGYKPGSGPVGPGKPGSEAVVGKPWKKHGNHNKKEKVRRLTKHLDA, from the exons ATGGGTAAGAAGAAAGCAGGCGGAGGAAGCGGACTGGGCCGAGCTCTGATCAAGGAGAGACTCCAGGCAGGCCGAGGAAACAAGAGGGGCGACTCGTGG ATTCACACCAGTGAGCTGAATGATGGCTATGACTGGGGGCGGCTAAACCTGCAGTCGGTGACAGAACAGACTTCCATGGATGACTTTCTGGCCACTGCCGAACTGGCGGGAACAGAGTTCGTTGCAG AGAAACTCAACATCAAGTTTGTGCCAGCGGAAGCCAGAGCAGGCTTATTAACAGCTGAGGAGCGAACTAGGCTGAAGAAGCTGCATGAAGACAACAAGCATTTCCTCAGAATTCCTCGGCG CCCCCACTGGGACGAAGGCACCAGTCCAGATGCGCTTCAGCAAGCAGAGAAAGACAGCTTCTTGGAGTGGAGACGAGTGCTTGCACA GCTAGAAGAAGAACAGAAGTTAATTCTCACCCCATTTGAGAGGAACCTGGAGTTCTGGAGACAACTGTGGAGAGTGATCGAGAGGAG TGACGTTGTCGTGCAAATTGTTGATGCCAGAAATCCTTTGCTGTTCAGATGTCCTGACCTA GAGTTGTACGTAAAGGAAGCGTCAGAGCATAAGGTGAACATGCTGTTGTTAAATAAGGCAGACCTGCTGACCAGGGAGCAGCGGCGATCCTGGGCCAGACACTTCCAAAAAGAGGGGCTTAGGGCGGTTTTCTGGTCTGCGCTGGCTGAGAGAGACCGACTGGATGCAGAGGAAAAG GGCGTGGAAGTGGAGGATCCAGAGTGTGAAGAGAGTGACCCAGAAGAGGAAGGATGGCCAGACAATGACTTGACCCAAAAAGGAGCAGCTGGAgagaagggagaaaaaaaggtgGCGGAGGAGAAGGAAGATGAAGAGGGAGAAGAGAGTGGTACAGACGAAGAGCAGCAGGAAAAGATAACTGTAGAGGAGGAGGACTGGTACACCTGCTCAGAAGATGGCGAAGAGGAAGGGGCTGTTGGTTCCTCCAACAAACCCTCCTTCTACAACTCCAGCCGTCTGCTGCATAAGGATGAGCTGCTTGACATGTTTAAGGCTGTTCATAACGGGCCCAGGTGTAAGGAAGGACAACTGACAGTGGGACTG GTTGGGTATCCTAATGTGGGAAAAAGTTCCACCATCAACACTATTTTAAGGAACAAGAAGGTGTCCGTTTCAGCCACTCCTGGACACACTAAGCACTTTCAG ACTCTGTATGTGGAGCCAGGCCTGTGCCTCTGTGACTGCCCAGGGCTGGTCATGCCCTCCTTTGTTTCTACCAAAGCTGAGATGATCTGCTCTGGGATCCTGCCCATTGACCAGATGAGAGATCACGTACCTGCAGTCTCCCAT ATATGTCAGCTGATCCCTAGGCATGTGTTAGAAGGCACCTACGGCATCAACATCATCCGACCACGAGAAGATGAAGACCCCGACAGGCCCCCCACGTCTGAGGAGCTGCTGATGGCTTATGGAT ACATGAGAGGCTTCATGACGACGCATGGCCAGCCTGATCAGTCCAGATCAGCCCGGTACATCCTGAAGGATTATGTCTGC GGAAAGCTTCTGTACTGCCATGCTCCTTCATATATTAATGCTGAGGACTTCCAGCCGCAGCACAACAAGTTCCTGAATAGAGACTCGGACGGCTGtgacctctcctcctcctccacaacaacaaacaaacagaaaatccGGAGAATTGAAAATGTGGTTGACAAGAACTTCTTCCATCAG GAGAATGTGCGGGCGCTCTCTAAGGGGGTTCAGTCGGTCATGGGCTACAAGCCAGGCAGCGGACCTGTCGGCCCCGGAAAACCTGGATCAGAGGCGGTGGTGGGAAAACCCTGGAAAAAACACGGCAACCACAACAAGAAGGAGAAAGTACGCCGTCTTACCAAGCATCTGGACGCCTGA
- the lsg1 gene encoding large subunit GTPase 1 homolog isoform X1: MHEVTTSEVSMGKKKAGGGSGLGRALIKERLQAGRGNKRGDSWIHTSELNDGYDWGRLNLQSVTEQTSMDDFLATAELAGTEFVAEKLNIKFVPAEARAGLLTAEERTRLKKLHEDNKHFLRIPRRPHWDEGTSPDALQQAEKDSFLEWRRVLAQLEEEQKLILTPFERNLEFWRQLWRVIERSDVVVQIVDARNPLLFRCPDLELYVKEASEHKVNMLLLNKADLLTREQRRSWARHFQKEGLRAVFWSALAERDRLDAEEKGVEVEDPECEESDPEEEGWPDNDLTQKGAAGEKGEKKVAEEKEDEEGEESGTDEEQQEKITVEEEDWYTCSEDGEEEGAVGSSNKPSFYNSSRLLHKDELLDMFKAVHNGPRCKEGQLTVGLVGYPNVGKSSTINTILRNKKVSVSATPGHTKHFQTLYVEPGLCLCDCPGLVMPSFVSTKAEMICSGILPIDQMRDHVPAVSHICQLIPRHVLEGTYGINIIRPREDEDPDRPPTSEELLMAYGYMRGFMTTHGQPDQSRSARYILKDYVCGKLLYCHAPSYINAEDFQPQHNKFLNRDSDGCDLSSSSTTTNKQKIRRIENVVDKNFFHQENVRALSKGVQSVMGYKPGSGPVGPGKPGSEAVVGKPWKKHGNHNKKEKVRRLTKHLDA; the protein is encoded by the exons AAGTGACAACATCAGAAGTTAGTATGGGTAAGAAGAAAGCAGGCGGAGGAAGCGGACTGGGCCGAGCTCTGATCAAGGAGAGACTCCAGGCAGGCCGAGGAAACAAGAGGGGCGACTCGTGG ATTCACACCAGTGAGCTGAATGATGGCTATGACTGGGGGCGGCTAAACCTGCAGTCGGTGACAGAACAGACTTCCATGGATGACTTTCTGGCCACTGCCGAACTGGCGGGAACAGAGTTCGTTGCAG AGAAACTCAACATCAAGTTTGTGCCAGCGGAAGCCAGAGCAGGCTTATTAACAGCTGAGGAGCGAACTAGGCTGAAGAAGCTGCATGAAGACAACAAGCATTTCCTCAGAATTCCTCGGCG CCCCCACTGGGACGAAGGCACCAGTCCAGATGCGCTTCAGCAAGCAGAGAAAGACAGCTTCTTGGAGTGGAGACGAGTGCTTGCACA GCTAGAAGAAGAACAGAAGTTAATTCTCACCCCATTTGAGAGGAACCTGGAGTTCTGGAGACAACTGTGGAGAGTGATCGAGAGGAG TGACGTTGTCGTGCAAATTGTTGATGCCAGAAATCCTTTGCTGTTCAGATGTCCTGACCTA GAGTTGTACGTAAAGGAAGCGTCAGAGCATAAGGTGAACATGCTGTTGTTAAATAAGGCAGACCTGCTGACCAGGGAGCAGCGGCGATCCTGGGCCAGACACTTCCAAAAAGAGGGGCTTAGGGCGGTTTTCTGGTCTGCGCTGGCTGAGAGAGACCGACTGGATGCAGAGGAAAAG GGCGTGGAAGTGGAGGATCCAGAGTGTGAAGAGAGTGACCCAGAAGAGGAAGGATGGCCAGACAATGACTTGACCCAAAAAGGAGCAGCTGGAgagaagggagaaaaaaaggtgGCGGAGGAGAAGGAAGATGAAGAGGGAGAAGAGAGTGGTACAGACGAAGAGCAGCAGGAAAAGATAACTGTAGAGGAGGAGGACTGGTACACCTGCTCAGAAGATGGCGAAGAGGAAGGGGCTGTTGGTTCCTCCAACAAACCCTCCTTCTACAACTCCAGCCGTCTGCTGCATAAGGATGAGCTGCTTGACATGTTTAAGGCTGTTCATAACGGGCCCAGGTGTAAGGAAGGACAACTGACAGTGGGACTG GTTGGGTATCCTAATGTGGGAAAAAGTTCCACCATCAACACTATTTTAAGGAACAAGAAGGTGTCCGTTTCAGCCACTCCTGGACACACTAAGCACTTTCAG ACTCTGTATGTGGAGCCAGGCCTGTGCCTCTGTGACTGCCCAGGGCTGGTCATGCCCTCCTTTGTTTCTACCAAAGCTGAGATGATCTGCTCTGGGATCCTGCCCATTGACCAGATGAGAGATCACGTACCTGCAGTCTCCCAT ATATGTCAGCTGATCCCTAGGCATGTGTTAGAAGGCACCTACGGCATCAACATCATCCGACCACGAGAAGATGAAGACCCCGACAGGCCCCCCACGTCTGAGGAGCTGCTGATGGCTTATGGAT ACATGAGAGGCTTCATGACGACGCATGGCCAGCCTGATCAGTCCAGATCAGCCCGGTACATCCTGAAGGATTATGTCTGC GGAAAGCTTCTGTACTGCCATGCTCCTTCATATATTAATGCTGAGGACTTCCAGCCGCAGCACAACAAGTTCCTGAATAGAGACTCGGACGGCTGtgacctctcctcctcctccacaacaacaaacaaacagaaaatccGGAGAATTGAAAATGTGGTTGACAAGAACTTCTTCCATCAG GAGAATGTGCGGGCGCTCTCTAAGGGGGTTCAGTCGGTCATGGGCTACAAGCCAGGCAGCGGACCTGTCGGCCCCGGAAAACCTGGATCAGAGGCGGTGGTGGGAAAACCCTGGAAAAAACACGGCAACCACAACAAGAAGGAGAAAGTACGCCGTCTTACCAAGCATCTGGACGCCTGA
- the tmem44 gene encoding LOW QUALITY PROTEIN: transmembrane protein 44 (The sequence of the model RefSeq protein was modified relative to this genomic sequence to represent the inferred CDS: inserted 2 bases in 1 codon) gives MLLCFWRMHCSTGVARIRXFFLLVPRNANNIFAINMGGRSLTLEGQTRGNLNTFLYSLVEFCVDSVTTCFSHGADKLCVPVGLSFLSALLLLLSCFLLVYQRCTFRGGNPGETITFLYSLIGNMCSTIGAILSRQLHIQILMGAFAAAMDAVSFMTCGFPVLLCWNSKAERRLRMKRGRRRQHLLAVCVLMVVAGGFLKSMVTQPADRPLSVRRLLHATLQDNTEILGYMLGLLSCVITCTSRFPALCRVYRGRMLTGAYVFSGLLCSLAGALYAAAILLYDTQFAFLLRVIPWLLSAICCVILDLLILVIYWWKRGTRQQLTTFSLDTESLLGGSGFPHEDNAVMKRQRKQQVHSSARTKTENVQKMTEMGHYMDVSVQPAKKEVKLSKEDVEDWPLNRTVQVDSFCSSDNSCDSSQVSSDLEWDFEEANAQWSEPIAKQEGDKFPHQEWPTNPKPFNICTCAMFRLPQKTLSGTEEGEEVSSASLAK, from the exons ATGCTCTTGTGCTTCTGGCGGATGCATTGCAGCACAGGTGTTGCACGGattcg tttttttcttctagtaccacgaaatgcaaacaacatatTCGCAATTAATATGGGGGGACGTTCATTGACCCTAGAGGGTCAGACGAGAGGAAATCTCAACACTTTTCTCTACAGTTTGGTTGAATTTTGCGTCGATTCAGTCACTACCTGTTTCTCTCATGGCGCAGACAAACTTTGCGTCCCCGTCGGTCTCAGCTTCCTGTCTGCGCTGCTTTTACTGCTGTCATGCTTTCT GCTCGTGTATCAGAGGTGCACATTTCGGGGAGGGAATCCAGGAGAAACCATCACTTTCCTCTACAGCCTCATCGGTAACATGTGCAGCACAATTGGAGCCATTCTTTCCAGACAGCTGCATATTCAG ATTTTGATGGGTGCTTTTGCTGCTGCTATGGATGCTGTCAGTTTTATGACATGCGGTTTCCCTGTGCTCCTGTGCTGGAACTCAAAGGCAG AAAGGAGGCTGAGGATGAAGAGGGGGCGGAGGAGGCAGCACCTActtgctgtgtgtgtattgatGGTGGTTGCAGGAGGTTTTCTGAAGTCCATGGTGACCCAGCCAGCAGACAGACCTCTTAGCGTGAGGAGACTGCTGCATGCCACCCTGCAA GACAACACTGAAATCCTGGGTTACATGCTTGGTCTGCTGTCCTGTGTGATCACCTGTACCTCCAGGTTCCCTGCACTCTGCAGAGTA TACAGAGGACGGATGTTGACCGGGGCCTACGTGTTCTCTGGACTGCTGTGCTCACTGGCTGGTGCGCTCTATGCTGCTGCCATACTCCTCTACGACACTCAGTTTGCGTTTCTCTTAAGAGTCATCCCGTGGCTGCTATCAGCAATATGCTGTGTCATCCTGGACCTTCTT ATTCTTGTCATCTATTGGTGGAAGAGAGGGACCAGACAGCAGCTTACCACTTTTTCTTTAGATACAGAGAGCCTTTTAGGTGGCTCGGGCTTCCCCCATGAGGATAACGCTGTcatgaagagacagagaaaacagcAAGTTCATTCATCAGCACGAACAAAA acagaaaatgtCCAGAAGATGACTGAGATGGGCCATTATATGGATGTCAGTGTTCAACCTGCAAAAAAA GAGGTGAAGTTGTCCAAGGAGGATGTGGAGGACTGGCCTCTCAACAGGACGGTGCAAGTCGACAGTTTCTGCTCTTCAGATAACTCCTGTGACTCTTCACAAGTCAGCTCAGATCTGGAG TGGGATTTTGAAGAGGCAAATGCCCAGTGGAGTGAACCAATAGCAAAACAGGAGGGGGATAAGTTTCCACATCAGGAATGGCCAACAAATCCCAAACCCTTTAACATCTGCACCTGTGCCATGTTTAGACTCCCACAGAAAACTCTGTCTGGTACAGAAGAGGGAGAAGAGGTCTCCTCTGCAAGCTTGGCAAAATGA
- the lsg1 gene encoding large subunit GTPase 1 homolog isoform X2, with translation MQEVTTSEVSMGKKKAGGGSGLGRALIKERLQAGRGNKRGDSWIHTSELNDGYDWGRLNLQSVTEQTSMDDFLATAELAGTEFVAEKLNIKFVPAEARAGLLTAEERTRLKKLHEDNKHFLRIPRRPHWDEGTSPDALQQAEKDSFLEWRRVLAQLEEEQKLILTPFERNLEFWRQLWRVIERSDVVVQIVDARNPLLFRCPDLELYVKEASEHKVNMLLLNKADLLTREQRRSWARHFQKEGLRAVFWSALAERDRLDAEEKGVEVEDPECEESDPEEEGWPDNDLTQKGAAGEKGEKKVAEEKEDEEGEESGTDEEQQEKITVEEEDWYTCSEDGEEEGAVGSSNKPSFYNSSRLLHKDELLDMFKAVHNGPRCKEGQLTVGLVGYPNVGKSSTINTILRNKKVSVSATPGHTKHFQTLYVEPGLCLCDCPGLVMPSFVSTKAEMICSGILPIDQMRDHVPAVSHICQLIPRHVLEGTYGINIIRPREDEDPDRPPTSEELLMAYGYMRGFMTTHGQPDQSRSARYILKDYVCGKLLYCHAPSYINAEDFQPQHNKFLNRDSDGCDLSSSSTTTNKQKIRRIENVVDKNFFHQENVRALSKGVQSVMGYKPGSGPVGPGKPGSEAVVGKPWKKHGNHNKKEKVRRLTKHLDA, from the exons AAGTGACAACATCAGAAGTTAGTATGGGTAAGAAGAAAGCAGGCGGAGGAAGCGGACTGGGCCGAGCTCTGATCAAGGAGAGACTCCAGGCAGGCCGAGGAAACAAGAGGGGCGACTCGTGG ATTCACACCAGTGAGCTGAATGATGGCTATGACTGGGGGCGGCTAAACCTGCAGTCGGTGACAGAACAGACTTCCATGGATGACTTTCTGGCCACTGCCGAACTGGCGGGAACAGAGTTCGTTGCAG AGAAACTCAACATCAAGTTTGTGCCAGCGGAAGCCAGAGCAGGCTTATTAACAGCTGAGGAGCGAACTAGGCTGAAGAAGCTGCATGAAGACAACAAGCATTTCCTCAGAATTCCTCGGCG CCCCCACTGGGACGAAGGCACCAGTCCAGATGCGCTTCAGCAAGCAGAGAAAGACAGCTTCTTGGAGTGGAGACGAGTGCTTGCACA GCTAGAAGAAGAACAGAAGTTAATTCTCACCCCATTTGAGAGGAACCTGGAGTTCTGGAGACAACTGTGGAGAGTGATCGAGAGGAG TGACGTTGTCGTGCAAATTGTTGATGCCAGAAATCCTTTGCTGTTCAGATGTCCTGACCTA GAGTTGTACGTAAAGGAAGCGTCAGAGCATAAGGTGAACATGCTGTTGTTAAATAAGGCAGACCTGCTGACCAGGGAGCAGCGGCGATCCTGGGCCAGACACTTCCAAAAAGAGGGGCTTAGGGCGGTTTTCTGGTCTGCGCTGGCTGAGAGAGACCGACTGGATGCAGAGGAAAAG GGCGTGGAAGTGGAGGATCCAGAGTGTGAAGAGAGTGACCCAGAAGAGGAAGGATGGCCAGACAATGACTTGACCCAAAAAGGAGCAGCTGGAgagaagggagaaaaaaaggtgGCGGAGGAGAAGGAAGATGAAGAGGGAGAAGAGAGTGGTACAGACGAAGAGCAGCAGGAAAAGATAACTGTAGAGGAGGAGGACTGGTACACCTGCTCAGAAGATGGCGAAGAGGAAGGGGCTGTTGGTTCCTCCAACAAACCCTCCTTCTACAACTCCAGCCGTCTGCTGCATAAGGATGAGCTGCTTGACATGTTTAAGGCTGTTCATAACGGGCCCAGGTGTAAGGAAGGACAACTGACAGTGGGACTG GTTGGGTATCCTAATGTGGGAAAAAGTTCCACCATCAACACTATTTTAAGGAACAAGAAGGTGTCCGTTTCAGCCACTCCTGGACACACTAAGCACTTTCAG ACTCTGTATGTGGAGCCAGGCCTGTGCCTCTGTGACTGCCCAGGGCTGGTCATGCCCTCCTTTGTTTCTACCAAAGCTGAGATGATCTGCTCTGGGATCCTGCCCATTGACCAGATGAGAGATCACGTACCTGCAGTCTCCCAT ATATGTCAGCTGATCCCTAGGCATGTGTTAGAAGGCACCTACGGCATCAACATCATCCGACCACGAGAAGATGAAGACCCCGACAGGCCCCCCACGTCTGAGGAGCTGCTGATGGCTTATGGAT ACATGAGAGGCTTCATGACGACGCATGGCCAGCCTGATCAGTCCAGATCAGCCCGGTACATCCTGAAGGATTATGTCTGC GGAAAGCTTCTGTACTGCCATGCTCCTTCATATATTAATGCTGAGGACTTCCAGCCGCAGCACAACAAGTTCCTGAATAGAGACTCGGACGGCTGtgacctctcctcctcctccacaacaacaaacaaacagaaaatccGGAGAATTGAAAATGTGGTTGACAAGAACTTCTTCCATCAG GAGAATGTGCGGGCGCTCTCTAAGGGGGTTCAGTCGGTCATGGGCTACAAGCCAGGCAGCGGACCTGTCGGCCCCGGAAAACCTGGATCAGAGGCGGTGGTGGGAAAACCCTGGAAAAAACACGGCAACCACAACAAGAAGGAGAAAGTACGCCGTCTTACCAAGCATCTGGACGCCTGA